A portion of the Pithys albifrons albifrons isolate INPA30051 chromosome 1, PitAlb_v1, whole genome shotgun sequence genome contains these proteins:
- the CEP97 gene encoding centrosomal protein of 97 kDa encodes MEAAAARVGDEAAGAGLVVNWSGQGLQKLGPTLPCDSDTQTLILDKNQIIKLEHLEKCRNLMQLSVANNRLVRMMGVAKLTKLRVLNLPHNSIGYVEGLKDLVHLEWLNLSGNNLKVIEQINSCLSLQHLDLSDNNIAQLGDLSKLTSLKTLLLHGNIITSLRTAPVCLPQSLTVLSLAENEIRDLNEVSFLSSLRQLEQLSIMNNPCVMATPSVPDFDYRPYIVSWCLNLKVLDGYVISQKESLKAEWLYSQGKGRSYRPGQHVQLVQYLATVCPLIISYGLQTEEDAKLEKILSKQRLHQRQLMHQNQNEGPPTSSAPSKTVPIAHEHSSPAQPPEMALGSEPVIQKNSCSGPSAKSDHSYAVKNTCPLERSFHKDLYLEDIQTDEDKLNSSLLSSESTFMPVASGLSPVSPALDLKLRGISLGLDDDDDTVIECVRDVNNRETTNGQEASCVTREHLNRAVGSVEMQENIQVVLPSPDLRPGSLAANTSNCSASSEDHALHSDPSISLGAKSGAKPLFSDQMRGESSDSLAVVDHGAADLQRMTKAATKLQACWRGFYTRNFHPRAKEVRNEIRLNRMQEHIICLSHEIEKLRKEREEDKMRRLVQEEAVRFLWNQVKSLQQWQLSVMQNLGARGIPSASILCSSKPPIQSSTLEQETPPDVNSALLVPASDDLQEKSSLQFPDSGFHSSAADQTHASDVYSSEKSLAQGTESSLSMETVKQCGNSVSVYSSDVEDAHGECGQSKESSSNEQDNGLIQQYLKSVQQLEEADEETACNEEMEGSCTQIIVSAESQDSSSDTVSLDLPQDTSSPVRGEISQTSENYKLTSEIAEEKQTDCDPSFQMLPVGIAV; translated from the exons GCTTGGTAGTCAACTGGTCAGGTCAAGGACTACAAAAACTGGGTCCAACCTTACCCTGTGATTCTGATACTCAGACTCTGATTCTGGACAAAAACCAGATAATTAAATTGGAACACCTGGAGAAATGCAGGAATCTGATGCAG CTCTCTGTAGCCAACAATCGCTTGGTGAGAATGATGGGTGTAGCAAAGCTGACCAAGCTCCGGGTGCTCAACTTGCCTCATAACAGTATTGGGTACGTGGAAGGGCTGAAGGATTTGGTGCACCTGGAATGGCTAAACTTGTCGGGAAATAACCTTAAG GTCATTGAACAAATCAATTCCTGTCTGTCTCTTCAGCATCTTGATTTGTCAGACAATAACATTGCTCAATTAGGTGATCTCTCCAAGCTTACGTCGCTGAAG acTCTCTTGCTACATGGAAATATTATAACTTCACTTCGCACTGCCCCTGTTTGCCTGCCTCAGAGTCTGACTGTTTTATCTTTGGCAGAAAATGAAATCAGAGACTTAAATGAG GTTTCTTTCCTGAGTTCTCTTCGTCAGCTGGAACAGCTGTCAATAATGAACAATCCTTGTGTGATGGCCACACCTTCTGTCCCTGACTTTGACTACAGGCCATATATTGTCAGCTGGTGTCTGAACCTGAAAGTTCTTGATGGATATGTGATTTCTCAGAAGGAAAG TTTGAAAGCAGAATGGCTCTACAGTCAAGGTAAAGGAAGGTCATACCGACCTGGGCAGCATGTTCAGCTTGTTCAGTACTTGGCCACTGTCTGTCCTCTCATCATTTCGTACGGACTCCAGACTGAAGAGGATgccaaactggaaaaaatactgAGTAAGCAAAG ACTCCACCAGAGACAGCTGATgcatcaaaaccaaaatgaggGACCACCTACATCTTCTGCCCCCAGCAAAACTGTGCCAATTGCTCATGAACACAGCAGTCCAGCCCAGCCACCAGAGATGGCTCTTGGAAGTG AACCTGTCATCCAGAAGAATTCTTGCAGTGGACCAAGTGCAAAGAGTGATCATTCCTATGCAGTAAAGAACACCTGTCCTCTTGAAAGAAGTTTTCACAAGGATCTATACCTTGAAGATATACAGACAGACGAAGACAAACTAAACAGCAGCCTTTTATCCTCAGAGTCTACTTTCATGCCAGTTGCTTCAGGATTGTCTCCAGTGTCTCCTGCTTTGGACCTGAAGCTGCGTGGAATCAGTTTGGGCctagatgatgatgatgatacaGTGATTGAATGTGTGAGAGATGTTAATAACAGAGAAACAACTAACGGGCAAGAAGCTTCTTGTGTTACAAGAGAGCACTTAAACAGAGCAGTAGGAAGTGTGGAAATGCAAGAGAATATCCAAGTGGTGTTGCCTTCTCCTGACCTGAGACCAGGTAGCTTGGCTGCCAATACCAGCAACTGTTCAGCATCCTCTGAAGACCATGCTCTGCACAGTGACCCCAGCATCTCATTGGGTGCTAAATCAGGAGCAAAACCTCTCTTTTCTGACCAGATGAGAGGAGAAAGTTCTGATTCGTTAGCTGTTGTCGATCATGGTGCAGCTGATCTGCAAAGGATGACTAAAGCAGCTACCAAGCTTCAAGCTTGCTGGAGAGGATTTTACACAAGGAACTTCCATCCTCGAGCCAAGGAAGTGCGGAATGAAATTCGACTGAACAGAATGCAGGAGCACATCATTTGCTTAAGTCATGAAATAGAAAA actaagaaaagaaagagaggaagataAGATGCGGAGGCTTGTACAGGAGGAAGCTGTCAGATTTCTTTGGAACCAG GTTAAATCCCTTCAACAATGGCAGCTTTCAGTGATGCAAAATTTAGGTGCTCGTGGGATTCCTTCAGCCAGTATTTTATGCTCATCCAAGCCACCTATTCAGTCGTCCACACTTGAGCAAGAAACACCACCAGACGTTAATTCTGCTTTATTAGTTCCAGCTAGTGATGATCTTCAGGAAAAGTCTTCTTTGCAATTCCCAGATTCTGGTTTTCATTCTTCTGCAGCTGATCAGACTCATGCCAGTGATGTGTATAGCTCTGAAAAGAGTTTAGCTCAAGGGACTGAGAGCTCTCTTTCAATGGAAACTGTCAAACAATGTGGCAATTCTGTTTCAGTGTATTCCTCAGATGTAGAGGATGCCCATGGGGAGTGTGGGCAAAGTAAAGAGAGCTCTAGTAATGAGCAGGACAACGGACTGATACAGCAGTATTTGAAATCTGTTCAGCAGCTGGAAGAGGCTGATGAAGAGACAGCTTGCAATGAGGAAATGGAGGGCAGCTGTACACAAATCATCGTTTCAGCAGAAAGCCAGGATTCTTCATCTGACACTGTCTCTCTAGATCTGCCTCAAGACACATCTTCCCCTGTCCGAGGTGAAATCAGTCAGACATCAGAAAACTACAAACTGACTTCAGAAATAGCAGAGGAGAAGCAAACGGACTGTGATCCTTCATTTCAGATGCTGCCTGTTGGGATAGCTGTATAA
- the NXPE3 gene encoding NXPE family member 3 isoform X1: MWRDSFRLQIFCLLMAVLAIVVLVHNFFQLEHLDDDTLSGSNWITENNVRHSLSQTNRTTRKPYCGYMQQTLSKREQEEQESLLAAIQWPKTPNGKIAFAQSTDPTHSDFVIVKPSRFFKVGDELEVLVRMKDFQGKPKQYGGDYLQARIHSPLLKAGATGRVVDCHNGLYNVFFTLLWPGEVKVSVSLVHPSEAVQVLLRLREERPDRVYFKSSFKSGRYSETTECNVCLPGDLPVCNFTDPYTGEPWFCYKPRKLSCASRISHAKGGYLKGLLTKEESLFFQSHVNIKKPIPSSGPDSVIVKPKAFTDSNSINRAEDPTASPSGYYYEDQWRSRTHWIGNFNKSDDITECLQGKVIHLFGDSTMRQWFEYLTAFVPDLVEFNLRSPKNVGPFMSVDLKHNILLKFRCHGPPIRFSTVFSSELRYIANELNGIVGGRNTVIAITIWSHFSTFPVEVYIRRLRNIRRSIIQLLDRSPETLIVIRTANVQELGPEVSLFNSDWYSFQLDSVMRKMFSGIAVHFVDAWEMSVAHYLPHNLHPQEVIIKNQIDAFLSYVCPLQT, translated from the exons ATGTGGCGTGACTCGTTCAGGCTGCAGATCTTCTGCCTGCTTATGGCAGTACTGGCTATTGTGGTGCTGgtccataatttttttcagttagag caCCTGGATGATGACACACTTTCAGGATCAAACTGGATAACGGAAAACAATGTCCGGCATTCTCTGTCACAGACAAACAGAACTACCAGAAAGCCTTACTGTGGCTACATGCAGCAGACTTTGTCCAAAAGAGAACAAGAGGAACAGGAATCATTGCTTGCTGCAATACAGTGGCCAAAGACCCCTAATGGCAAAATTGCCTTTGCACAAAGCACTGATCCTACACATAGTGACTTTGTGATTGTGAAACCCAGCAGGTTCTTCAAGGTGGGTGATGAGTTAGAGGTCCTCGTTCGTATGAAGGATTTCCAAGGAAAACCCAAGCAGTATGGTGGAGACTATTTACAGGCACGAATTCACTCTCCTCTGCTGAAAGCTGGAGCAACAGGAAGGGTTGTAGATTGCCATAATGGCCTTTACAATGTCTTCTTTACCTTGCTTTGGCCAGGAGAGGTCAAAGTTTCTGTGTCACTTGTCCATCCGAGTGAAGCAGTCCAAGTCCTCCTACGTTTACGAGAAGAAAGGCCAGACAGAGTCTATTTCAAAAGCTCATTCAAGTCTGGGAGGTACTCAGAAACCACCGAGTGCAATGTTTGCTTGCCTGGAGATCTCCCAGTCTGTAACTTCACAGATCCCTACACAGGTGAGCCATGGTTCTGTTACAAGCCTCGAAAACTGTCCTGTGCCAGCCGAATCAGCCATGCCAAAGGTGGATATCTAAAAGGTCTACTGACAAAAGAGGAAAGTCTCTTTTTCCAGAG TCATGTGAATATCAAAAAGCCGATACCCTCCAGTGGACCTGATTCAGTCATTGTAAAGCCCAAGGCATTTACAG atTCAAACAGTATAAACAGAGCTGAAGATCCCACAGCGTCCCCTTCTGGTTATTATTATGAAGACCAGTGGAGGTCTAGAACACACTGGATTGGTAATTTTAACAAATCGGATGATATAACTGAGTGCTTACAAGGAAAAGTAATCCACTTGTTTGGAGACTCTACAATGAGGCAGTGGTTTGAATATCTGACAGCATTTGTtccag ATCTGGTGGAATTTAACCTGAGGAGTCCTAAGAACGTGGGCCCTTTCATGTCTGTGGACCTGAAGCACAACATCCTGCTGAAGTTCCGCTGCCACGGGCCACCCATTCGCTTCTCCACAGTCTTCAGCAGCGAACTGCGCTACATCGCCAACGAGCTGAATGGCATCGTGGGGGGGAGGAACACCGTGATAGCCATAACCATATGGTCCCACTTCAGCACTTTCCCTGTGGAAGTGTATATCCGGCGGCTGAGGAACATCCGAAGATCCATTATTCAGCTGCTGGATCGCAGCCCCGAGACTTTAATCGTCATCAGAACCGCCAATGTTCAGGAGCTTGGGCCAGAAGTGAGCCTCTTTAACAGTGATTGGTATTCCTTTCAGCTTGATTCTGTAATGAGGAAAATGTTCTCAGGAATTGCTGTGCACTTTGTGGATGCTTGGGAGATGTCTGTGGCTCATTACTTGCCACATAACTTGCACCCACAGGAAGTAATTATTAAGAATCAAATAGATGCATTTTTATCTTATGTGTGCCCTCTGCAAACTTAG
- the NXPE3 gene encoding NXPE family member 3 isoform X2, with protein sequence MQQTLSKREQEEQESLLAAIQWPKTPNGKIAFAQSTDPTHSDFVIVKPSRFFKVGDELEVLVRMKDFQGKPKQYGGDYLQARIHSPLLKAGATGRVVDCHNGLYNVFFTLLWPGEVKVSVSLVHPSEAVQVLLRLREERPDRVYFKSSFKSGRYSETTECNVCLPGDLPVCNFTDPYTGEPWFCYKPRKLSCASRISHAKGGYLKGLLTKEESLFFQSHVNIKKPIPSSGPDSVIVKPKAFTDSNSINRAEDPTASPSGYYYEDQWRSRTHWIGNFNKSDDITECLQGKVIHLFGDSTMRQWFEYLTAFVPDLVEFNLRSPKNVGPFMSVDLKHNILLKFRCHGPPIRFSTVFSSELRYIANELNGIVGGRNTVIAITIWSHFSTFPVEVYIRRLRNIRRSIIQLLDRSPETLIVIRTANVQELGPEVSLFNSDWYSFQLDSVMRKMFSGIAVHFVDAWEMSVAHYLPHNLHPQEVIIKNQIDAFLSYVCPLQT encoded by the exons ATGCAGCAGACTTTGTCCAAAAGAGAACAAGAGGAACAGGAATCATTGCTTGCTGCAATACAGTGGCCAAAGACCCCTAATGGCAAAATTGCCTTTGCACAAAGCACTGATCCTACACATAGTGACTTTGTGATTGTGAAACCCAGCAGGTTCTTCAAGGTGGGTGATGAGTTAGAGGTCCTCGTTCGTATGAAGGATTTCCAAGGAAAACCCAAGCAGTATGGTGGAGACTATTTACAGGCACGAATTCACTCTCCTCTGCTGAAAGCTGGAGCAACAGGAAGGGTTGTAGATTGCCATAATGGCCTTTACAATGTCTTCTTTACCTTGCTTTGGCCAGGAGAGGTCAAAGTTTCTGTGTCACTTGTCCATCCGAGTGAAGCAGTCCAAGTCCTCCTACGTTTACGAGAAGAAAGGCCAGACAGAGTCTATTTCAAAAGCTCATTCAAGTCTGGGAGGTACTCAGAAACCACCGAGTGCAATGTTTGCTTGCCTGGAGATCTCCCAGTCTGTAACTTCACAGATCCCTACACAGGTGAGCCATGGTTCTGTTACAAGCCTCGAAAACTGTCCTGTGCCAGCCGAATCAGCCATGCCAAAGGTGGATATCTAAAAGGTCTACTGACAAAAGAGGAAAGTCTCTTTTTCCAGAG TCATGTGAATATCAAAAAGCCGATACCCTCCAGTGGACCTGATTCAGTCATTGTAAAGCCCAAGGCATTTACAG atTCAAACAGTATAAACAGAGCTGAAGATCCCACAGCGTCCCCTTCTGGTTATTATTATGAAGACCAGTGGAGGTCTAGAACACACTGGATTGGTAATTTTAACAAATCGGATGATATAACTGAGTGCTTACAAGGAAAAGTAATCCACTTGTTTGGAGACTCTACAATGAGGCAGTGGTTTGAATATCTGACAGCATTTGTtccag ATCTGGTGGAATTTAACCTGAGGAGTCCTAAGAACGTGGGCCCTTTCATGTCTGTGGACCTGAAGCACAACATCCTGCTGAAGTTCCGCTGCCACGGGCCACCCATTCGCTTCTCCACAGTCTTCAGCAGCGAACTGCGCTACATCGCCAACGAGCTGAATGGCATCGTGGGGGGGAGGAACACCGTGATAGCCATAACCATATGGTCCCACTTCAGCACTTTCCCTGTGGAAGTGTATATCCGGCGGCTGAGGAACATCCGAAGATCCATTATTCAGCTGCTGGATCGCAGCCCCGAGACTTTAATCGTCATCAGAACCGCCAATGTTCAGGAGCTTGGGCCAGAAGTGAGCCTCTTTAACAGTGATTGGTATTCCTTTCAGCTTGATTCTGTAATGAGGAAAATGTTCTCAGGAATTGCTGTGCACTTTGTGGATGCTTGGGAGATGTCTGTGGCTCATTACTTGCCACATAACTTGCACCCACAGGAAGTAATTATTAAGAATCAAATAGATGCATTTTTATCTTATGTGTGCCCTCTGCAAACTTAG